The proteins below are encoded in one region of Lonchura striata isolate bLonStr1 chromosome 1, bLonStr1.mat, whole genome shotgun sequence:
- the FAM237B gene encoding protein FAM237B produces the protein MEFVWKQWWYLQLGCMLIVHLVYANLEYQKETPPSLREIDHQCWEVSSHGLMEMKKLKVADTVIALWDFMMFLKESPKPKHNELFNDLAQNFWDMYVDCVLSRSHGMGRRQLTSPKYSSTYSYRTLEGSAFINPF, from the exons ATGGAATTTGTATGGAAACAATGGTGGTATCTTCAGTTGGGCTGTATGTTGATAGTGCATTTGGTTTATGCCAATCTAGAGTATCAAAAAGAAACTCCTCCAAGCCTGCGTGAGATTGACCATCAGTGCTGGGAGGTATCATCCCATGGGCTGATGGAAATGAAGAAACTCAAGGTAGCAGATACAGTCATTGCTCTCTGGGACTTCATGATGTTCCTAAAGGAATCCCCTAAGCCCAAGCACAATGAACTCTTCAATGACTTAGCCCAGAACTTCTGGGATATGTATGTAGACTGTGTGCTCTCAAGATCCCATGGAATGGGCAGAAGACAATTAACATCTCCCAAATATTCTTCCACATACTCATACAGAACTTTAGAAG GGTCTGCTTTCATCAACCCATTTTAG